tgtaaTAATGCACTGCATGGCTCTAATTTTTGTAGTGCATTATGATCGATTTGAAGCAGTTTATGATAAGCAGCTCTGTGGTTGTTCTAAACCCAATGCATCTCCAGATGCATGGACACAAGAAGCTTGAGCAGCTTGGTTCTTGTAAGTGAGCTTCAAATCCTCCAACTTGATGCCACTGCATGGGTTCTTTGAGCTACAATCAAACTTCACAGCTACCTCTGTTGCTGATGTTCCATGAATGTTTTTGTACGTTATGTCACTGATTTTTACTCCTGAGGCCTACCAAAAACAATTTTATTTGGAGAATGGATATAGAAAAGAAAGAGTGGCGATTGGCGGAATTAGAGCACTAACCTGACCGGGGCAGCCCTCGTTGTTCGGGCAGTAATTCTGGTCAATGACAATTGGGTTTTGGGCATTCACTATGGTGGCGTCTTGGAAAATCACGTCTCTGACGAAACTGTTGCTGGGTCTGCCCCAAGTCTTGATTCTAACACCATTTTGGGTCCCACTCAGCGTAACCGTTTTAACCGTCACATTTTGTACGCCAGCCTCGTTCTCATCCTTTCCCAAGCTCCCAATGCTGCAAATTTCAACCATCCATAAGGAAACAAATTTCTGATATGTAACTTTTGAGCAAATGACAAAAATGACCTTATTCCATGGCCTGGACCGCATGCTATGTTTTCGATCCACAAGTTTGTGGTGCCGGGCCCGATGGAGATGCAGTCATCGCCGGTGCGGATTTTGGAGGTGAGGATGGTGATGTCGGAGGAGCCTTGGACGTGAATGCCGTCGGTGTTAGGGCTGTTTCCGTCGGCGGTGATGGTGATGCCTTGTGCTTTGACGTTCTGGCATGCATTGATGACTATGTGGAACATTTGGCTGTTCATTGAGGTCAATCCACTAATGACAATGTTTTTGGAGTTGGTGAATTCCAGTGTCTGAAATAAATACAAACCAAATTCATGAGTCATTTCAAATCATCCTGATTGTGGAATGGAATTAGCTAGCTTGTTTACTTTATATTAGCAATTAATTAATGGAAAAGTTTAGGGGCCagtagttttattgaattttggccagtatgtaaccagcagagaaaggtaagccattagatgaaatctcacaccaattttacaccatcaaatcatcattaatggctagttgatggctaacaatcacaaaaattgctggccctaaCATTGCTCTTAATTAATGTGTGCATATAGAAAAAATTCGCGTGCTTTATGAGAGTCAACTCCAATAATAATTTATCCAACATACTGAAAATTTAAAAGACTATTAATTTGTAATATTCTTACTTAATTTTCTTTTTGCCACTTATAAGGAAAACAATGAGATATACCGATATGATAATAATTCAGgctgtaaattaaattaaatgcaataaattaattaacattaTCATACCGTAGCTCCAGATGGGCAGCTACCGTCGTTGGAGTTCTTGCAATCCCAGAGGATAGTGCCTTGGCCATCAAGCACGCCGCTACGAATGGAAACGCCGTCGACGTGCTCAAACAGCAGCCAAGTCCCTTTGTTTGCTAGGATATTGTAGTCTGAGGGTGCCACCAAGGTGCCCTGGATCTCAAATGAGATTGCCTTGTTGGCACATTGGCCACTAAAGGTGGTGCTTCCAACCAAGAAGCGCCCCTTTGGCACGAGTATGGAAGCGGGCTGGGCCGAAGCACAGGCCTGGGCCCAAGCACTGGTAAAAGCCTTGCTGGAGTCAGTGCGACCGTCCGCCTTGGCTCCAAAGTCAAGCACATTGAATGTGGCTGCTGCAGCATTCGGCATACAATAAAATAAGATCACAATAACAAGCACAGGAATTATAATGGGAGTAGCTTTTCGTGTTGGCTCCATTGTTCTTTGTACGTGGAGTGGTGAAAGATGGAGGAGTTTGTGAGAGTATTTATAGATCAGAGGCAGAGCTAAGGATCTGTTTCTTGTGAACAATAATCaaattattcaaatatataattggaagttccatcaaatattaaataaataaatccataaTATAAGgtagaaattaattaattaaggaaAGAATATATATCAAGTCAGAGGAAAAGGCTGCGGCAGAACTTTGGTTTTGGATTGGCCAGAGAGAATCCTCAATAATCAATAAGTCTGTCTTTGTCAAATTCACCTTCCCCTTTCTTGCGCTGCTTAATTATCTTTTCCATTACATTTCTGATTTCCCActtatttttaattcattaaaaaataaaaagagtattattcatttctctatttatctatctacttaatatactaaaactaatttttttcgaCTAATAAAAGTGAGATATCAATTTCtcgtaaattcattttttttttcaaaatgaaaacACTATTCTCtcgtc
The sequence above is drawn from the Arachis hypogaea cultivar Tifrunner chromosome 4, arahy.Tifrunner.gnm2.J5K5, whole genome shotgun sequence genome and encodes:
- the LOC112796655 gene encoding polygalacturonase-like, which gives rise to MEPTRKATPIIIPVLVIVILFYCMPNAAAATFNVLDFGAKADGRTDSSKAFTSAWAQACASAQPASILVPKGRFLVGSTTFSGQCANKAISFEIQGTLVAPSDYNILANKGTWLLFEHVDGVSIRSGVLDGQGTILWDCKNSNDGSCPSGATTLEFTNSKNIVISGLTSMNSQMFHIVINACQNVKAQGITITADGNSPNTDGIHVQGSSDITILTSKIRTGDDCISIGPGTTNLWIENIACGPGHGISIGSLGKDENEAGVQNVTVKTVTLSGTQNGVRIKTWGRPSNSFVRDVIFQDATIVNAQNPIVIDQNYCPNNEGCPGQASGVKISDITYKNIHGTSATEVAVKFDCSSKNPCSGIKLEDLKLTYKNQAAQASCVHASGDALGLEQPQSCLS